Proteins encoded by one window of Halobacteriovorax sp. GB3:
- a CDS encoding type III pantothenate kinase, whose amino-acid sequence MNVATVDHGNTNPHVGLFSNDQLTKVISLNEFLELDHHHFKKVISSVGKRELIQRIDGIYINQFFKEKHFLSMPVHYSETLGQDRLACSYYAFKKYSNQRVLILDIGTFFTADLVTENGLEGGYIFPGLRLSNDLYKNGAQLSSVDNLNEITSSSLAHTTSDAIKNALHLQFEAIVKELETRVNPDLILITGGQSHFLEKFTRAKTLADKELIHHALYEIFKSL is encoded by the coding sequence ATGAACGTTGCAACAGTTGACCATGGTAATACAAATCCCCACGTTGGTCTCTTTTCAAACGACCAGTTAACTAAAGTAATTTCTCTTAATGAGTTTTTAGAACTCGATCATCATCATTTTAAAAAAGTTATCTCGTCTGTTGGAAAACGCGAATTAATCCAGAGAATCGATGGTATCTACATCAACCAGTTTTTTAAAGAAAAACACTTTCTCTCCATGCCAGTTCACTACAGTGAAACTCTCGGTCAAGACCGGTTGGCCTGTTCTTATTACGCTTTCAAAAAATATTCAAATCAAAGAGTTCTCATCTTAGATATTGGAACATTCTTTACTGCTGATCTTGTAACAGAAAATGGCCTTGAAGGAGGCTACATCTTTCCGGGACTTCGTCTTAGTAATGATCTCTACAAAAATGGTGCTCAACTTTCTTCTGTTGATAACTTAAATGAGATTACTTCAAGCTCTCTTGCTCACACGACCTCCGATGCAATCAAAAATGCACTTCATTTACAGTTTGAGGCGATCGTTAAAGAACTAGAAACAAGAGTCAATCCAGATTTGATTCTTATAACGGGCGGTCAAAGTCATTTTTTAGAAAAGTTTACGAGGGCAAAAACATTGGCGGACAAAGAACTTATCCACCATGCTCTTTATGAGATTTTTAAATCGTTATGA